Below is a genomic region from Mesorhizobium sp. NZP2298.
CAGCGGGCGACCATCACCTTCTGCTGGTTGCCGCCCGACAGTGCCGACATTTCGTCCTTCTCGGAGCGGCAGACGATGCTGAGTTCCTCGATCTGCCGGCGCGCGGTTGCGCGTTCGAGCCGGCGCTTGAGCACGCTCAGATTCGACATCCGCTTCAGGAACGGCAGGCTGACATTACGCTCGATGTTGAAGCCGCCGACAATGCCGCTGGTGGCGCGGTCCTTGGCGACGAGGAACACGCCGGCGGCGATCGCATCACCGGCGGATCGCGGCGCGTAGGGCCTACCGTTCATCGTCATCGTACCCGACAGCGGCTTGCGCACACCGAACAGCGTTTCGGCAAAAGCGGTCTTGCCGACACCGACGAGGCCGGTGATGGCGACGACCTCGCCATCGCCAAGCGTCAGCGAGATCGGCCTGGCGCCCTGCCCTATACGCAGGCCTTCAACGGTCAGGACCACCTTGGCGGAACTTCTGGCAACGATCTGGTCAAGATGGATCTTGCGGCCGAGCATGGCATTGACCGCGCCTTCATAATCGAGCGGCTTGGTGTCGAAGACACCTGAAACGATGCCGTCACGCATGGAGACGATGCGATCGGCAAGCCGCCTGATGTCAGACATGCGGTGCGAGATGTAGAGGATCGCCACGCCCTGTTCGCGAAGCCTGTCGACCAGGGCGAACAACCGGTCGGCTTCGGCGCTGGAGAGCGAGGAGGTCGGCTCGTCGAGGATCAGCACCTTCGGCTGGTGCGCCAGGGCGCGTGCGATCGCCACCATCTGGCGATCGGCCAGCGAAAGGTCGTTGACGCGGGCCTTGAGATCGATGGCCAGCCCCATGCGGTCGGCGACGGCCTTGGCCTCGCGGCGCACCCGGGCCGGATTGAACAGGGTCGGTGCGGCCTTCCCGCTCAGCCTGTCGAGCGTCAGGTTGGTGGCCACGTCGAGGTCGGCCACGACACCGTCATTGATGTTCTGATGCACGGTGACGACGCCGGAGCGGATCGCTTCCGCCGGCGTGTTCGGCGCGAAGTCCTGCCCGGCAAGCGTCATGGTGCCGCCGCCACGCTCGTAGACGCCGCTGATGATCTTGACGAGGGTGGATTTGCCGGCGCCGTTGGCGCCCATCAGCACGGTCACTTCGCCGGAATGCAGCTCAAGCGAGATGCCGCCAAGCACCTCGTTGCGGCCAAAGGATTTCCTCAGTCCCTCTACGCGGAACACGGCATTGCCGACCATGCGTTCCTCCCTGACCTCGACGCTATGGTCAATATCGGCAATTGTCAACACGATTGACAATTGCCAGACAGCTTCCTAGCTTGGCCCCGCCGCTAAGGCTCCCTTATGATCGGAGCGCACAGGCGGGAGGGAGACGAATGACTGGGAAATTGCCGTTCGAAGCATTGTCGGTGGAGACGCTTGCAACGCGCCTCGGCACGAACGAGGCACTGTGCGCGAAGATCGGCAAGGACACGACACAATGGAAGGTCCGCGAAGTCGGCGACGGCAATCTGAACCTGGTGTTCATCGTCGAGGGTGCCGGCGGCGGCGCCATCGTCAAGCAGGCCCTGCCCTATGTCCGGCTGGTCGGCGACAGCTGGCCGCTGCCGCTGAAGCGTTCCTTCTTTGAGTATCACGCGCTGACCCGTCAGGAGGCGCGCGCGCCGGGCTCGGTGCCGGCGATCTATCATTTCGATCAAGGCCAGGCGCTGATCATCATGGAGTATCTGGCGCCCCCACACACCATTCTCAGGCGCGCCCTGATCGACGGGCGCCAATTGCCCAACATTGCCAGGGATATCGGCCTGTTCATGGCTCGGACGCTGTTTCGCGGTTCGGACCTGTCGATGGTGACGAGGGATCGCAAGGCCGATCTGGCGCTGTTCGCCGACAATGTCGACCTCTGCGACATCACCGAGAACCTGGTGTTCTCCGATCCCTATTTCGACGCCAAGTTGAACCGGCATACCTCGCCGCAACTCGACGGTCTGGTTGCGGACCTGCGTGCCGACCGCGACCTCAAGGTCGAGGCGCAACGGCTGAAGCACATCTTCGCCGCCAATGCCGAGACGCTGCTGCATGGCGATTTACATTCCGGCTCGATCATGGTCACCGACAGTGAGACCAGGATGATCGATCCGGAGTTCGCCTTCTACGGGCCGATGGCCTTCGATGTCGGCATGCTGCTCGCCAATTTCTGGATGTCGTTCTTCTCGCAGCGTGGCCACGAGGAGAAAGGCAAGCGCGATGCGATGCGCGCCTATCTGCTTGGGGTCACCGCGGAGACATGGGCGGTGTTCCGCGCCGAGTTCTCGCATTTGTGGCGCAGCGAGCGCACCGGAATGCTCTATCAACAAAGCCTGTTCGAGGATCAGGGCGACAGGCTGGGTGCCGAGCAGGCGCTCGACCATGTGCTGCACCAGATCTGGACCGACCTGCTCGGCTTTGCCGGCATCGAGGTGCACCGTCGCATCCTCGGCCTCGCCCACAATGCCGATTTCGAGACCATCGCCGACAAGGATCTGCGCGCCTCCTGCGAGGCGAAAGCGCTGAAATTCGGCCGTCACATCGCCGTCAACCGGCGGCGGATACACAGCATCGACGAGGTCAACAATCTGGCCGCGCTGATCGAACAGGAGAGCAGCATTTGAACGTCGGCGAGCGCCACTATCGCACCATCTGGCTGAGCGACGACGGACGTTCGGTTGACATTATCGACCAGCGCTGGCTGCCGCATGATTTCCGCATCGAGACGATCGGCACGGTTTCCGGCATCGCCACCGCCATCCGCGACATGTGGGTGCGCGGCGCGCCGCTGATCGGCGTCACCGCCGCCTATGGTGTTGCCCTGCAGATGGCCGACGACCCGTCCGACGAAGCGCTCGATGCCGTATGGGAGACGCTGCACGAGACACGCCCGACGGCGATCAACCTGCGTTGGGCGCTCGACGAGATGCGGCGCTTCCTCAAGCCGCTGCCAAAAGAACAACGCGCCGAAGCCGCCTATCGGCGCGCCAGTGAGATCGCCGACGAGGATGTCGGTCTGAACCGCGCCATTGGCGAGAACGGTCTTGCCGTCATCAAGGCGATCGCGGCACGCAAGCAGCCGGGTGAGACGGTCAACATCCTGACGCATTGCAA
It encodes:
- a CDS encoding sugar ABC transporter ATP-binding protein, with the translated sequence MVGNAVFRVEGLRKSFGRNEVLGGISLELHSGEVTVLMGANGAGKSTLVKIISGVYERGGGTMTLAGQDFAPNTPAEAIRSGVVTVHQNINDGVVADLDVATNLTLDRLSGKAAPTLFNPARVRREAKAVADRMGLAIDLKARVNDLSLADRQMVAIARALAHQPKVLILDEPTSSLSSAEADRLFALVDRLREQGVAILYISHRMSDIRRLADRIVSMRDGIVSGVFDTKPLDYEGAVNAMLGRKIHLDQIVARSSAKVVLTVEGLRIGQGARPISLTLGDGEVVAITGLVGVGKTAFAETLFGVRKPLSGTMTMNGRPYAPRSAGDAIAAGVFLVAKDRATSGIVGGFNIERNVSLPFLKRMSNLSVLKRRLERATARRQIEELSIVCRSEKDEMSALSGGNQQKVMVARWMAQNAALFILDEPFQGVDISARRDIAAKLRASAHGRATLLFVTELDEALETADRILVMSEHTIVGEHRNAEVDLDRLLAEVAGGPLHSAA
- the mtnK gene encoding S-methyl-5-thioribose kinase yields the protein MTGKLPFEALSVETLATRLGTNEALCAKIGKDTTQWKVREVGDGNLNLVFIVEGAGGGAIVKQALPYVRLVGDSWPLPLKRSFFEYHALTRQEARAPGSVPAIYHFDQGQALIIMEYLAPPHTILRRALIDGRQLPNIARDIGLFMARTLFRGSDLSMVTRDRKADLALFADNVDLCDITENLVFSDPYFDAKLNRHTSPQLDGLVADLRADRDLKVEAQRLKHIFAANAETLLHGDLHSGSIMVTDSETRMIDPEFAFYGPMAFDVGMLLANFWMSFFSQRGHEEKGKRDAMRAYLLGVTAETWAVFRAEFSHLWRSERTGMLYQQSLFEDQGDRLGAEQALDHVLHQIWTDLLGFAGIEVHRRILGLAHNADFETIADKDLRASCEAKALKFGRHIAVNRRRIHSIDEVNNLAALIEQESSI